From Anaerolineae bacterium, one genomic window encodes:
- a CDS encoding methyltransferase domain-containing protein, with protein MDFHKERGIYEQPEDAVDLKIPYYPEEPWISVARSFDIALEELHSILRPGTTVLDLGAGRGWAAKHFTLHGCQAVALDINPDENVGLGRAWALMKHANVYFELVIADGERLPFFPGSFDLVFCAAALHHATDLSLLMRNIQRVLKPGGVLCAISEPCIAIDQSAERVLKRDAESELKHGINEQRPNLLEYWIALIEAGFSEVRFIWPPGYRLSVSQLTDCAKDLGAIYPGWSKYGWRINLRRWMLYLYHQIVSLPKRHNLRALPMFDNDHQQLMCDILLWVSGEVIILAKTRECS; from the coding sequence GTGGATTTTCACAAGGAACGTGGCATCTATGAGCAGCCCGAAGATGCGGTTGATTTGAAGATCCCCTACTATCCCGAGGAGCCTTGGATTAGTGTGGCTCGCAGCTTCGACATCGCCCTGGAGGAGCTGCACTCTATTCTGAGGCCGGGTACGACCGTGTTAGACCTGGGTGCGGGGCGCGGATGGGCAGCCAAGCACTTCACGCTGCACGGATGTCAAGCTGTTGCGCTTGACATCAATCCAGATGAGAATGTGGGACTTGGGCGCGCCTGGGCTTTGATGAAGCATGCTAATGTCTATTTCGAGCTTGTCATTGCCGATGGTGAAAGATTGCCTTTCTTTCCCGGGTCGTTTGATCTAGTCTTCTGCGCGGCTGCTCTTCATCATGCTACTGACCTGTCCCTATTGATGAGGAATATCCAGCGCGTGCTCAAACCAGGGGGTGTTCTGTGCGCTATTAGCGAGCCCTGTATCGCCATTGACCAAAGCGCTGAGCGCGTCTTGAAGCGAGATGCCGAATCAGAGCTCAAACATGGCATCAACGAACAGCGCCCTAACTTGTTAGAGTACTGGATAGCCTTGATCGAGGCTGGTTTCTCGGAGGTCAGATTCATTTGGCCTCCTGGCTATAGGTTGTCCGTGTCGCAACTGACGGACTGTGCTAAAGACTTGGGCGCAATTTATCCTGGTTGGTCCAAATACGGCTGGCGTATCAATTTGCGGCGTTGGATGCTTTATCTATACCATCAGATAGTCTCGCTGCCTAAACGACATAATCTCAGAGCTTTGCCTATGTTTGATAATGATCACCAACAGCTTATGTGCGACATCCTGCTCTGGGTGAGTGGGGAGGTGATCATCCTGGCCAAGACACGTGAGTGCTCGTGA
- a CDS encoding uroporphyrinogen decarboxylase family protein: protein MNSRERVLKALAHQEPDRVPIDFGGMRSTGIMALAYAPLRRRLGLEDDPVYVYDVGQQLAVIEEPVRQRFGVDVVPLDYDALGPWQPYTLPDGTPARLPAHYRIERDENGFQYVLDDDGRRVSAMPPNGFYFDTIYRPLADATTVDDLKAYKWGGRTEEELARLRAEARWLYENTNYAIMGAFGGNILESGQGLRGWEQFMLDLAYGGIFLETFLELLTENHLRNLERYLNAVGEYIQIIQMGDDLGTQRGPQLSVEMYRKWIKPYHQRIYRWVHEHYPHIYVFLHSCGGIYELIPDLIDEGVQILNPVQTSAYGMDPIRLKREFGRDLVFWGGGCETQTTLPHGTPDEVRQQVKERLEIFAPGGGYVFNQIHNVQHGVPPENVVAMFEAALEYGGY, encoded by the coding sequence ATGAATTCTCGAGAGCGAGTTTTAAAAGCCTTGGCTCATCAAGAACCCGATCGGGTGCCCATTGACTTTGGCGGCATGCGCTCGACCGGGATTATGGCCCTGGCCTACGCGCCGCTCCGGCGTCGCTTGGGGTTGGAGGATGATCCCGTCTATGTGTATGACGTGGGGCAACAGCTCGCGGTGATCGAGGAGCCGGTGCGCCAGCGGTTCGGCGTGGATGTGGTGCCGCTCGATTACGATGCGCTGGGCCCATGGCAGCCGTACACCCTGCCCGATGGTACGCCTGCCCGGCTTCCAGCGCATTACCGGATCGAGCGCGATGAAAACGGCTTTCAGTACGTTCTTGACGACGACGGCCGCCGAGTGAGCGCGATGCCGCCAAATGGCTTCTACTTCGATACGATCTACCGCCCGTTGGCCGATGCCACGACTGTGGATGACCTTAAAGCCTATAAGTGGGGTGGGCGAACAGAGGAAGAGCTGGCCCGGCTGCGAGCAGAGGCGCGCTGGCTCTACGAAAACACCAACTACGCCATTATGGGCGCGTTCGGGGGCAATATCCTAGAGTCAGGCCAGGGATTGCGCGGCTGGGAACAGTTTATGCTCGACCTGGCCTACGGCGGCATCTTTCTAGAGACGTTTCTGGAATTGTTGACCGAAAACCACCTGCGCAATCTGGAGCGCTACCTGAATGCCGTGGGCGAGTACATCCAGATTATCCAGATGGGGGATGACCTGGGCACCCAGCGTGGCCCCCAGCTTTCCGTGGAGATGTATCGCAAGTGGATCAAACCGTACCACCAGCGCATCTATCGCTGGGTGCACGAGCACTATCCACACATCTACGTCTTCCTGCACAGTTGCGGCGGCATCTATGAGCTGATCCCAGATCTGATTGACGAGGGGGTGCAGATCCTCAATCCTGTACAGACCTCAGCGTATGGCATGGACCCGATCCGCCTCAAGCGCGAGTTCGGGCGTGATCTCGTGTTCTGGGGCGGTGGTTGCGAGACACAGACCACCCTCCCTCACGGGACGCCGGATGAGGTGCGTCAACAAGTGAAGGAGCGCTTGGAGATCTTTGCGCCAGGCGGTGGCTACGTGTTCAATCAGATCCACAACGTCCAGCATGGCGTGCCGCCTGAGAACGTGGTGGCGATGTTCGAGGCCGCGCTGGAATACGGCGGCTATTGA
- a CDS encoding VCBS repeat-containing protein: MQVLLRVNRVLLYRILTAIISVVFSLAMASPALGLTITPAGEVTPKWIYPLPSKSCPWSTTDRNCHYSSPAVADLNRDGRLDIVVATNNGHVVALSHAGSLLWDVDVAPYFGMAPNTEEIGSSPAVDDLDGDGWPEIVVGVGSIYPSVCTHGGVIVLRHDGSLRPGWPQLADDWIPPFGCRDTVFSTPALGDLDNDGQKEIVAGGFDMRIYAWRINGRLLPGFPPDSFHASRFPNEPELRGRLADAIWASPALADLNRDGFLEIILGTDEGNRPPGWSCPYRLPSGWRPDYCGGSLYVLDRFGRLLPGFPKYILESMGSSPAVADLNNDGWLDIVIGTGRFYYDFSPDRPTYGFRAYAWDHLGNDLPGWEGGKAVGGPTPASPSIGDLDGDGKPEVIIATYSERKLYAFRANGQLMPGFPMAPTTERGERLASFDIPAGFVLADYNGDGATLEIFLNAGWTVAVISHDGRQLTATSYPSSQPIYMTSGSLINNPVVADLDGDGNLELIASNSKVFVWTLPRPGSVKADWPMFRRNAPRSGAIGSASVLPHRSYLPMTIR; this comes from the coding sequence ATGCAAGTGTTGTTGCGTGTGAACAGGGTTTTGCTCTACAGGATTTTGACCGCTATCATCTCGGTGGTTTTTAGCTTGGCGATGGCATCGCCGGCATTGGGGCTCACAATAACTCCCGCTGGCGAGGTCACCCCCAAGTGGATCTATCCGTTGCCGTCTAAGAGCTGCCCGTGGTCAACAACAGATCGCAACTGCCATTATAGCTCGCCAGCGGTCGCTGATCTGAACCGCGATGGACGCCTTGACATCGTGGTGGCGACCAACAATGGCCATGTAGTGGCTTTAAGCCATGCTGGGAGCTTACTGTGGGATGTGGATGTGGCGCCATACTTCGGCATGGCGCCCAACACCGAGGAGATCGGCTCTTCGCCAGCCGTAGATGACTTAGATGGAGATGGCTGGCCCGAGATCGTTGTAGGTGTGGGCTCGATTTATCCCAGTGTATGCACCCATGGCGGTGTGATCGTGCTCCGGCATGATGGCTCACTTCGGCCTGGATGGCCTCAACTGGCGGATGATTGGATTCCTCCGTTTGGTTGCCGGGATACGGTCTTCAGCACCCCGGCCTTAGGGGATCTAGATAATGACGGTCAGAAGGAGATCGTGGCTGGGGGATTCGATATGCGGATTTACGCATGGCGCATTAACGGTCGGTTATTGCCAGGATTCCCTCCCGACAGCTTCCACGCCAGCCGATTTCCTAACGAACCGGAACTGCGAGGCCGCCTGGCCGATGCTATCTGGGCATCACCTGCGTTGGCAGATCTCAATCGAGATGGCTTCCTTGAGATTATCCTGGGCACTGATGAGGGCAACCGTCCGCCAGGTTGGAGCTGCCCTTATCGACTCCCATCAGGGTGGCGCCCAGATTACTGTGGCGGTTCTCTCTACGTGCTCGACCGTTTCGGCCGATTGTTGCCTGGCTTCCCAAAATACATCCTAGAGAGCATGGGATCCTCTCCAGCGGTGGCGGATCTGAATAACGATGGATGGCTTGATATCGTAATAGGGACGGGACGATTTTATTACGATTTCAGCCCAGATCGTCCAACTTATGGGTTCCGAGCATACGCGTGGGACCACTTGGGCAATGACCTACCTGGCTGGGAAGGAGGCAAAGCTGTAGGAGGCCCGACGCCAGCTTCCCCATCCATTGGTGATTTGGATGGAGATGGCAAGCCCGAAGTGATCATAGCTACTTATAGTGAGCGTAAACTCTACGCTTTTCGAGCCAATGGGCAGCTCATGCCTGGCTTCCCAATGGCTCCCACAACCGAGCGCGGCGAGCGACTAGCCAGCTTTGATATTCCGGCTGGTTTTGTACTGGCCGATTATAACGGCGACGGTGCAACGTTGGAGATCTTCTTAAACGCAGGCTGGACAGTAGCTGTGATCTCTCATGATGGTCGGCAGCTTACAGCGACCAGTTACCCGAGCAGCCAGCCGATCTACATGACCTCAGGCTCGCTAATCAATAACCCAGTGGTGGCTGATCTGGATGGCGACGGCAATTTGGAGCTGATCGCCAGCAACTCCAAAGTTTTTGTATGGACTCTGCCGCGTCCTGGCAGTGTCAAGGCCGACTGGCCGATGTTTCGTCGCAACGCCCCGCGTTCTGGCGCCATAGGAAGCGCCTCGGTACTACCCCATCGAAGCTACCTCCCGATGACTATCCGATGA